The genomic DNA ATTTAATTGCAAAAATGCCTGTGGTGGGAACTGTCGTTGGCAGTGCGCAGTGGATTATGGCTTTTCCGATTGTAATCGGACCAATGCTTTATCTTCCTGAAACCAGTAAGTCAGATTCCTTTTATATTGTTTGTGTTCTTATCCTCACGGCTCTTCTCAATGTTTTGTTTTCTTTTATCCTTTTAGAAAAAGCATCCCATTTGGTTTTGGAAGATGAACTCCTCCAATCGGAATTAAAAGAAAGAATAACTCCCTATTATCGAAATTTACGAAATACTGTTCCCATTATGTTTTCAATTATGGTGATGGTGCTTTCTATTTTTCTTTTGATTTTTGCCTTCAATACGAATGCGAAATCTTTGGAAAAAGCATTTTCAAATCAGTTATACAACTTCAATCAAAGTAATGAAGCAGGGATTCATGTTTATTTTGAATCTGTAGAAACCAATTTAAAAGGATTGGTAGCTTTGCCTGTGGTCAAAACTGCATTAGAAACGAAAAACTATAAACTCGCAGAGTCAGCACTTTCGAAGGTTTTGGATGATTCTCAATTACTAATAGAAAATGCTTTTATTGCTTCATTTGATGAAGGGGTTCCGATTGTTGCTTCTGGTCTTCCAAATGGTGCTAGTGTAGGATATTCTTTAGCTTCCAATCCAGAAGTTTTAGAAAATATAAAAGCGGCCAAAGAAGGAAAACTCCATGTAGGAGTCGCAGTAAAATCTCCGATTAACGGAAGTATTGTGATCATGGTTACAAGTCCTGTCAAAAATGCGACTGGGACGGTTATTGGATTGGCTGGTATGCCTTTTCTTGTGGGAAAGGCTATGGAATCCTTCCTGAAAAATGTAAAAATTGGAAACACGGGATATTCGTTTCTTTTGGACAAACAATCCACCATGGTTTATCATCCCAACCCAAAATATTTAATGCATAGTTTTAAAAACTCTGAATTTGAGGAACTTGCCAAAAATGCTGGGGAATTAGACTCTTTTCGTAATCCTTGGGAAGGATCTACTTTCGTATTACGAAGAAAGGTGAGTGAAAAATATGGCCTTCAATTCTTTTCAACAATTGATTTAAAAGAAATCGAAGTGGAAAGTTTGTCTTCTCTTCGTGGCCTAACAATTATTAGTCTTGTGGGCGCTGTGTTCATTGCCATTGCTATTTATTCATTGTTTACAGCTCGTTTCAAACCAATGAAAACCATTGGGAAAATTCTACAAGATATTGAAATTGGTGACCTTCGTCATAATGCCAAAATGGAATCTTCCGATGAATTTGCGAGACTTGCCCGTGGTCTCAATGCTACTTTAAAACAAATTTCGGAAGTAGTGGGATCCAATCAGGCATTTTCAGAAGATTTAGCATCATCCGCAGAACAGATGTCCGCATCACTCAATATGTTGTCATCCAATGCACAAACACAAGCCGCTTCTGCTGAAGAAATTTCCGCTTCTATAGAAGAGATTTCCGCAGCCGTACAAAACGTAGATGCACAAGCAGAAGACCAATTCCGAAAAGTAGATTTTTTGAAACTAAAAATGGCTGAGCTTTCTAGTTTGATTGAAGCAACGGGTAGACAAGTGGGAAAGGCATCAAAGGATGTAACACTTATCTCGGAAGAAGCAAGGTCTGGTCAGGCCTCACTGGATTCCATGAGAAATTCCATTACCAAAATCAGCAATAGCTCTGAAGAAATTGGAAGTGTCATTGAAATCATCAATAATATCTCCGAACAAATCAACTTACTTGCGTTAAACGCTGCAATTGAAGCCGCCAGAGCTGGTGTTTATGGAAGGGGATTTGCCGTGGTTGCGGATGAAATTGGCAAGTTAGCCGAAAAAACGGCAAGTTCGATCAATGACATTGGGGAACTCATCCAAGCCAATGAAAAGGAAATTGAAAGTGGTCGCGAGAACATTGAAACCACCATCTCTCTCATCCAAAGAATCATCCAAGGTGTCAGTTCCTTCAATGAAATGACAGATACGATTGAAACGAGCACGAAAGAACAACTCATCATCAACCAGAAAGTGGGAGAAGAAGTGGATAAGGTGAACCAAATCAGTCAGGCCATCCGTCTTTCTATGGAAGAGCAGAAAAATGCGATTGGGGAAGTGGCTCAGGCCATTTTTAGTATCAACGATTTGACTCAAGGGACGGCTGCCGGGCTTGAGGAGATGACAGCCACCTCCAATGGAATCGCGAATTTGGCTGAAACGCTCAAAAGAAAGATCAATTTCTTCAAAATTTCCTGATCCTTCGCCTGTCTTACGAAAGATAGGCCGAAAATTCGCTTGCCGGAATCTACATATCAAGATTTCTTGATATGTAGATATCTTGGATATGGCGATCGAAACTCTCTCCCAATCTAGGCCTTTCGGCCACTTGCTTGCCGCAACTAAGGCCATTTCCGATGAAACTAGGATTCGGATCCTGCATATCCTTAGTTTTGGGGCTTTTTCTGTGAATGAGGTGGTGGAAATTCTCGGAATGGGCCAATCTCGGATCTCTCGCCATTTGAAGATTTTAACTGAGGCCGGCCTCATTGGGTCACGCCGCGAAGGGAGTCTTGTTTATAGTTTCCTTCCCGAGGAAGAAGAGTCCGATCTTAAATTTCCTTTAGAACTCACCACACTTTTGTTATCTTATAAAGAAGACCTTCCCGCAAGAGAAAGAGACCAAAGAATGGTCCACCAAATTCTCGAAACCAGAGAAAGGAAATCAAAGTCCTTCTTTGATGGAGTGGCAGAAAGTTGGGAAAAATTACAAGAAGAGACACTCCATCCCAAACTGTATCGATCTTGGATTTTACAAGAACTCCCTACCTGCGAAAATATTTTGGACTTGGGTTGTGGCCCTGGGGGTCTCATTCCCTTTCTTCTCAATAAAGCCAAACATGTTACGGGAGTAGATAACTCCTCTAAAATGATTGAAAATGCTTCGTCTCATTATGGGAAAAATCCAAGTGTTAGTCTCATCCAAACACCTATGGAACATTTGCCATTAACCACTAACTCTTGTGATGCGGTTGTGGCTTCCATGGTGATGCACCATGTCTCTCATCCGCCTACTGTACTCGAAGAAGTAGCGAGGGTATTAAAACCAGGTGGAGTTTTGTGTATTGTAGATTTAGCAAAACACAATGCAGAGTTTATGCGGGATAATTTTGCGGATCTTTGGCTTGGGTTTGAACCAGAGTTATTTGAGTCATGGTTGTCCAATGCAGGTTTTCGCGTAGGGTCGATGAATGAGATCCAAACAGAATCAAGTTTTAAAATTTTAACTATCAAAGCAACAAAGGAAGAAGGAGGACACTATGTCCACAGCAACTGAAACAAAATCGGAACGATTGCCATTTAAAGTGAAGGATATCTCTCTTGCAGAATGGGGAAGAGAAGAGATCATTTTGGCAGAAAAAGAAATGCCGGGCCTTATGGCTCTTCGTAAAGAATTCGGAACTTCTAAGCCACTCAAAGGCGCTAGAATTTGTGGATCTCTTCACATGACAATCCAAACAGCGGTTCTAATTGAAACCTTAGCTGCATTAGGTGCTGACATTCGTTGGTCCTCTTGTAACATTTTTTCAACACAAGATCACGCAGCAGCAGCCATTGCAAAGGCTGGAATTCCAGTATTTGCATGGAAAGGGGAATCAGAAGAAGAATACTGGTGGTGTATTGAACAAACACTATTTTTTGAAGGTGGAAAAGGACCAAACATGATCCTTGATGACGGTCATGATCTAACTCATTACATTCACGAAAAATACCCGCAACTCTTAACAGAGATCAAAGGAGTTTCGGAAGAAACAACTACAGGTGTAATTGCACTTCATAAAAAATTGAAAGCGGGAACTTTAAAAATCCCTGCAATCAACGTAAACGATTCAGTAACAAAATCAAAATTTGATAACCTTTACGGTTGCCGTGAATCACTTGCTGACGGAATCAAACGTGCAACAGACGTAATGCTTGCTGGTAAAGTAGCACTTGTTTGTGGATACGGTGACGTTGGAAAAGGTTCTGCTGCATCACTTCGTAACTTTGGTGCACGAGTGATTGTCACTGAAATCGATCCAATTTGTGCTCTTCAAGCCGTTATGGAAGGATACCAAGTTCTTCGCGTAGAGGATGTAATCGAAAATGCGGACATCATTGTGACTGCAACTGGAAACGATGATATCATTTCACTTGAACATATGAAAGCGATGAAAGATGGTGCGATCCTTTGTAACATTGGTCACTTTGATACAGAAATTCAAATGTCTCGTTTGAATTCAGAAAAAGATGTGATCAAAAAAGAAATCAAACCACAGGTTGATAAATATACTTTCCCTAACGGAAGATCGATCATCGTTCTTGCAGAAGGACGTTTAGTAAACCTTGGTTGTGCAACTGGTCACCCATCATTTGTAATGTCAAGTTCTTTTACGAACCAAGTTTTGGCTCAAATCGAACTTTACACAACTAAATACGAGTTAGGTGTTTATCGCCTTCCAAAACATTTAGATGAAAAAGTGGCAGCACTTCACTTGGAGCAGTTGGGAGTTCGTTTAACAAAACTATCTCAAAAACAAGCTGATTATATCAGTGTTCCACTCGAAGGTCCTTACAAACCAGACCACTACCGATACTAAAAAAATCGCCCTTTTTGATAAAATTCAAGAAGGGCAATGGAGTTTCTCATGGCTTATGTTGTAACTGAAATTTGCGTTGATTGTAAATACACAAGTTGTGCAGCAGTTTGTCCGGTGGAAGCTTTTCATGAAGCTCCGGACACTCTCTACATCGATCCGGACACTTGTATTGATTGTAATGCTTGTCAATATGAATGCCCGATTGATGCGATTTTTCCTGACTATGATGTTCCGGAAAAACACAAACCTTCAATTGAAGTCAATGCAAAAGAAGCAACCAAATACCCGGTCATTGTAACCACAAAACCACCTCTCAAAGGTGCAAAGTGTTCGGACTCGAGTAAATAAATGATTTTTAGGGTGTGTGGCTTCCTCGGCCATATGCCCTTTCCCTATATACTAATATAATTATGAAATTTGAATATACCAATCCTTCTTCTAAATCCCTTTTGAAATTAATAAACGAGAGGATTCTCGTCTTAGACGGTGCTATGGGTACTATGATCCAACGATATTCTTTGGAAGAGGACGATTTCCGTGGAGATCGTTTTAAGGATTGGCCTTGTTCCATCAAAGGGAATAACGATGTTCTCGCGATCACTCGTCCGGATATCATAGAAGCCGTCCACTTGGAATATTTAGAGGCGGGAGCTGACATTCTTGAAACCAATACGTTTAGTTCCAACATTGTTTCCCAAGCGGACTACAAAATGGAATCGGCTGTTCGGGATTTAAACTTAGCTGCCGTCGCTTGTGCTAAAAATGCAGTGGCCAAATTCAAAGAAAAAACAGGGAAAACGGATGTGTTCATTGCCGGATCGATTGGTCCGACGGTAAAAACTGCTTCTCTTTCTCCCGATGTCAACAATCCAGCATTTCGTGCTGT from Leptospira congkakensis includes the following:
- a CDS encoding ArsR/SmtB family transcription factor produces the protein MAIETLSQSRPFGHLLAATKAISDETRIRILHILSFGAFSVNEVVEILGMGQSRISRHLKILTEAGLIGSRREGSLVYSFLPEEEESDLKFPLELTTLLLSYKEDLPARERDQRMVHQILETRERKSKSFFDGVAESWEKLQEETLHPKLYRSWILQELPTCENILDLGCGPGGLIPFLLNKAKHVTGVDNSSKMIENASSHYGKNPSVSLIQTPMEHLPLTTNSCDAVVASMVMHHVSHPPTVLEEVARVLKPGGVLCIVDLAKHNAEFMRDNFADLWLGFEPELFESWLSNAGFRVGSMNEIQTESSFKILTIKATKEEGGHYVHSN
- a CDS encoding methyl-accepting chemotaxis protein, with the translated sequence MKLYKRYARAFTLASQVFSLGIVVPIGIALILFYVDLSPTQVKTFIGATIAAGLTSLILPAFIFPKKLKAIQQGLVELESQTEKKSETYVAVWDLIAKMPVVGTVVGSAQWIMAFPIVIGPMLYLPETSKSDSFYIVCVLILTALLNVLFSFILLEKASHLVLEDELLQSELKERITPYYRNLRNTVPIMFSIMVMVLSIFLLIFAFNTNAKSLEKAFSNQLYNFNQSNEAGIHVYFESVETNLKGLVALPVVKTALETKNYKLAESALSKVLDDSQLLIENAFIASFDEGVPIVASGLPNGASVGYSLASNPEVLENIKAAKEGKLHVGVAVKSPINGSIVIMVTSPVKNATGTVIGLAGMPFLVGKAMESFLKNVKIGNTGYSFLLDKQSTMVYHPNPKYLMHSFKNSEFEELAKNAGELDSFRNPWEGSTFVLRRKVSEKYGLQFFSTIDLKEIEVESLSSLRGLTIISLVGAVFIAIAIYSLFTARFKPMKTIGKILQDIEIGDLRHNAKMESSDEFARLARGLNATLKQISEVVGSNQAFSEDLASSAEQMSASLNMLSSNAQTQAASAEEISASIEEISAAVQNVDAQAEDQFRKVDFLKLKMAELSSLIEATGRQVGKASKDVTLISEEARSGQASLDSMRNSITKISNSSEEIGSVIEIINNISEQINLLALNAAIEAARAGVYGRGFAVVADEIGKLAEKTASSINDIGELIQANEKEIESGRENIETTISLIQRIIQGVSSFNEMTDTIETSTKEQLIINQKVGEEVDKVNQISQAIRLSMEEQKNAIGEVAQAIFSINDLTQGTAAGLEEMTATSNGIANLAETLKRKINFFKIS
- the ahcY gene encoding adenosylhomocysteinase, with the translated sequence MSTATETKSERLPFKVKDISLAEWGREEIILAEKEMPGLMALRKEFGTSKPLKGARICGSLHMTIQTAVLIETLAALGADIRWSSCNIFSTQDHAAAAIAKAGIPVFAWKGESEEEYWWCIEQTLFFEGGKGPNMILDDGHDLTHYIHEKYPQLLTEIKGVSEETTTGVIALHKKLKAGTLKIPAINVNDSVTKSKFDNLYGCRESLADGIKRATDVMLAGKVALVCGYGDVGKGSAASLRNFGARVIVTEIDPICALQAVMEGYQVLRVEDVIENADIIVTATGNDDIISLEHMKAMKDGAILCNIGHFDTEIQMSRLNSEKDVIKKEIKPQVDKYTFPNGRSIIVLAEGRLVNLGCATGHPSFVMSSSFTNQVLAQIELYTTKYELGVYRLPKHLDEKVAALHLEQLGVRLTKLSQKQADYISVPLEGPYKPDHYRY
- a CDS encoding ferredoxin family protein; translation: MAYVVTEICVDCKYTSCAAVCPVEAFHEAPDTLYIDPDTCIDCNACQYECPIDAIFPDYDVPEKHKPSIEVNAKEATKYPVIVTTKPPLKGAKCSDSSK